The sequence GCCGCGCCGCTCGATCCGCCGGTACGCCTCGGTGGGGTCGACAGCCAGCAGGAATGTCACCTGCGGCTGGGGGAACACCCGGTAGCCGAGCCGGGCCATCCGCTCCCACCGGTGACCGCCGTGCGCCCGAATGCTCGCGTACTGGCAGGCGGCGTAGCGGTCCATCACCGCGACCCGGCCGGTCAGGCGGTGCCCCAGCAGGGCGGCGGCGATGGCAAGCCAGCGCAGAACCGACTCTGCGACCAGGAGGCCGGTACTCCCGAGGAGCCGCTGCGCGTCCGGCCGACCCAGTCGCCGCGCCACCCGGCCGAGGAAGCGCCGGCCACCAGCGTTGCGATGGTAGGTGGCGGGGAGCCCGACCT comes from Salinispora tropica CNB-440 and encodes:
- a CDS encoding dTMP kinase; amino-acid sequence: MADSKGARRGRARLRRGRARLRAVALIGIDGSGKTTQAHRLAVALTEVGLPATYHRNAGGRRFLGRVARRLGRPDAQRLLGSTGLLVAESVLRWLAIAAALLGHRLTGRVAVMDRYAACQYASIRAHGGHRWERMARLGYRVFPQPQVTFLLAVDPTEAYRRIERRGTDHESMRYLIAADRAYRSLPEQPTFVLVDADRPADEVSRQIREHLHDWLGAAPEPADEPARIPARQ